In Marivirga salinae, a single window of DNA contains:
- a CDS encoding OmpA family protein, translating into MDLSKKETDELFPFYFPNVNQINYYEDEDELNKINKAQVNKNWEKFKELLEGYVKKFATENFYKDTRFIWQLAKMEELYGDFEKAKSLYRLALKHHQSKIDLRQMEIFMDSVQLEQTDDYVPIDYYYELVDFRKSIDTLVPPRGILLSMGKQINSNMADYAPALTLDNKTMIFTSKRSLSGSILSNNSNEDLYIAVQEDGMWQDAVQLRDINSRYNEGSATLNSEGNQIIFARCGSPDGFGNCDLYETHLEEDSTWSKVVNLGANLNSKAWDSHPTISVTGDSLFFASDRIGGFGLSDIYFSVKDEDGNWTRARNLGPVVNTRGNEVSPFIHPRYKILYFSSNGHLLNFGGFDIYKANAKSFLWDEPQNIGPLINTEGDEYYFTIDSESEDLFYAGSSSMRSHNLDLFSFPLPMEAQPGANTKVSGVVTDTVKGKPFRGIVSIVDIENGIEIAPKFTREDGSFEFNLINNANYVMVVQSDELFRIEEMFFLNGDTVINKNVDPLTSKIRFKSIEFEENSAKLRPDMYSDLDKVVNFLLDYPEFKLKISGHTDSSGDELRNKSLSQERADAIRDYIIILHPIEKDRVVAEGYGNSQPVVEDEETDDDRRLNRRVEFEIYRPKDE; encoded by the coding sequence AGAAACTGATGAATTGTTTCCATTTTACTTCCCTAATGTTAACCAAATAAATTATTACGAGGATGAAGATGAGTTGAATAAAATTAACAAAGCACAGGTAAATAAAAATTGGGAAAAATTTAAAGAATTATTAGAAGGCTATGTAAAAAAGTTTGCCACTGAAAATTTTTACAAAGACACTCGATTTATTTGGCAATTAGCTAAAATGGAAGAGCTCTACGGTGATTTTGAAAAGGCCAAAAGCTTATATAGATTGGCACTGAAGCACCATCAAAGCAAAATAGATTTGCGACAAATGGAGATTTTCATGGATTCCGTTCAGCTAGAACAAACAGATGATTACGTTCCCATTGATTATTATTATGAATTGGTCGATTTCCGCAAATCAATTGATACATTGGTGCCTCCACGAGGTATATTATTGAGCATGGGGAAACAAATCAATTCCAATATGGCTGATTATGCCCCTGCATTAACTTTGGATAATAAAACTATGATTTTTACTTCAAAGCGAAGTTTAAGTGGCAGTATTCTATCAAATAATTCCAATGAAGACCTATATATTGCCGTTCAAGAGGATGGAATGTGGCAGGATGCAGTTCAACTGAGAGATATCAATAGCAGATATAATGAAGGTTCTGCTACCTTAAATTCAGAGGGGAATCAAATTATCTTTGCTAGGTGTGGTTCTCCAGATGGATTTGGAAATTGTGATTTATATGAGACACATCTAGAAGAAGATAGTACATGGAGCAAGGTAGTTAACTTAGGGGCTAATTTAAATTCCAAAGCTTGGGATTCTCACCCTACAATATCAGTTACTGGAGATTCTCTCTTTTTTGCTTCTGATAGAATTGGTGGATTTGGTTTATCTGATATCTATTTTTCAGTTAAAGATGAAGATGGTAATTGGACAAGGGCAAGAAACCTTGGGCCCGTTGTAAATACTAGAGGCAATGAAGTAAGCCCTTTTATTCACCCACGATATAAGATCTTATATTTTAGTTCCAACGGTCATCTTTTGAATTTCGGAGGATTTGATATTTATAAAGCCAATGCAAAATCTTTTTTATGGGATGAGCCACAAAATATTGGGCCATTAATTAATACTGAAGGAGATGAGTATTATTTCACGATAGATTCCGAATCTGAGGATTTATTCTATGCCGGCTCTTCTTCAATGAGAAGTCATAATCTAGATTTATTTTCATTTCCATTGCCTATGGAAGCTCAACCAGGGGCGAATACCAAAGTTTCTGGGGTTGTAACGGATACTGTTAAAGGTAAGCCGTTTAGAGGAATAGTTTCTATTGTGGATATTGAAAATGGAATTGAGATAGCACCAAAATTCACAAGGGAAGACGGTAGCTTTGAATTTAATTTGATTAATAATGCCAATTATGTGATGGTGGTTCAGTCAGACGAACTCTTTAGAATTGAGGAGATGTTTTTCCTTAATGGGGACACTGTCATTAATAAAAATGTTGATCCATTGACAAGTAAAATCAGATTCAAATCAATTGAATTTGAGGAAAATTCCGCCAAACTAAGGCCTGACATGTACAGTGATTTGGATAAGGTGGTAAATTTTTTACTTGATTATCCGGAATTTAAATTAAAAATATCAGGCCATACAGACTCATCTGGGGATGAGCTAAGGAATAAGTCGCTATCTCAGGAAAGAGCAGATGCTATTCGAGATTATATTATAATACTCCATCCAATTGAAAAAGATAGAGTAGTGGCAGAAGGATATGGGAATAGTCAGCCAGTGGTTGAAGATGAAGAAACTGATGATGATAGAAGATTGAATAGGAGGGTAGAGTTTGAAATCTACCGTCCTAAGGATGAATAA